The following coding sequences are from one Mustela lutreola isolate mMusLut2 chromosome 5, mMusLut2.pri, whole genome shotgun sequence window:
- the FTMT gene encoding ferritin, mitochondrial — protein MLPCFLFLSKNISPSLVSLRNARRGFALPPLRVSRLPSRPRRTAPLRPLAAAAASGDPAGPASAHSRVRQNFHPDSEAAINRQINLELYASYVYLSMSYYFSRDDVALNNFAGYFLRQSREETQHAEKLMRLQNQRGGRICLQDIKKPDQDDWESGLNAMECALLLEKNVNQSLLELHTLASDRGDPHLCDFLETHYLNEQVKSIKELGDHVQNLIKMGAPDSGLAEYLFDKHTLGDENNQN, from the coding sequence ATGCTGCCCTGTTTCTTGTTTCTCTCCAAGAACATCAGCCCTTCGCTGGTGTCCCTGCGCAACGCGCGCCGGGGCTTCGCGCTCCCGCCGCTCCGGGTCTCCAGGCTCCCCTCGCGCCCCAGGCGCACTGCCCCACTGCGCCCGCTGGCAGCAGCCGCCGCCTCCGGGGACCCAGCCGGGCCCGCCTCCGCCCATTCCCGGGTGCGCCAGAACTTCCACCCGGACTCCGAGGCTGCCATCAACCGCCAGATCAACCTGGAGCTCTACGCGTCCTACGTGTACCTGTCCATGTCCTATTACTTCTCCCGAGATGACGTGGCCCTGAACAACTTCGCGGGATATTTCCTTCGCCAGTCCCGGGAAGAGACCCAGCACGCGGAAAAGCTGATGAGGCTGCAGAACCAGCGGGGAGGCCGGATCTGCCTGCAGGACATCAAGAAACCAGACCAGGACGACTGGGAAAGCGGGCTGAACGCCATGGAGTGTGCGCTGCTATTGGAGAAGAATGTGAATCAGTCGTTGCTCGAATTGCACACTCTGGCCTCAGACAGAGGTGACCCCCACTTGTGCGACTTCCTGGAAACTCACTATCTGAATGAGCAGGTGAAGTCTATCAAAGAACTAGGTGACCACGTGCAAAACTTGATTAAGATGGGGGCCCCAGATTCTGGCCTGGCAGAGTATCTCTTTGACAAGCACACCCTGGGAGATGAAAACAATCAGAACTAA